A DNA window from Anastrepha obliqua isolate idAnaObli1 chromosome 5, idAnaObli1_1.0, whole genome shotgun sequence contains the following coding sequences:
- the LOC129247913 gene encoding protein gustavus isoform X3 translates to MPGVRTTDRRRLQNISSTSSLAPRVVLSRLEPREFEHLKLSYKVALIDQRKSRSCRGMNMGQKISGGAKSVSRNDSQANFKPIIPRELAADFIKPTRLDILLDMPPASKEVQLKHSWNSEDRSLNIFVKEDDKLTFHRHPVAQSTDCIRGKTGLTKGLHIWEIYWPTRQRGTHAVVGVATAEAPLHSVGYQSLVGLSDQSWGWDLGRNKLYHDSKNCAGITYPAILKNDEAFLVPDKFLVALDMDEGTLSFIVDQQYLGVAFKGLKGKKLYPVVSAVWGHCEITMTYIGGLDPEPLPLMDLCRRTIRQKVGRVHLEERIQELQLPLSMKKYLLYKNRR, encoded by the exons ATGCCTGGTGTAAGAACTACAGATAGACGTCgactgcaaaatatttcatCAACTTCATCATTAGCACCCCGCGTTGTGCTTTCACGGTTGGAACCAAGAGAATTTGAACACCTAAAGCTATCATATAAAGTAGCTCTTATTGACCAAAGAAAATCCAGAAGCTGCCGTGGTATGAACATGGGCCAAAAAATAAGTGGAGGTGCAAAATCAGTTAGCCGAAATGACTCACAGGCGAACTTTAAACCAATAATACCACGTGAACTCGCAGCTGACTTCATAAAGCCCACGCGATTAGATATTTTGTTGGATATGCCTCCTGCAAGTAAAGAGGTGCAATTGAAACATTCGTGGAATTCTGAAGATAGATCACTAAATATATTCGTAAAAGAAGATGATAAACTGACATTTCATAGGCATCCTGTTGCCCAGAGTACGGATTGCATACGAGGAAAAACAGGCCTTACAAAAGGCCTACATATATGGGAAATTTATTGGCCAACAAGGCAAAGAGGTACCCACGCAGTAGTGGGAGTAGCTACAGCTGAAGCGCCTTTACATTCAGTCGGCTACCAAAGCTTAGTGGGTTTGTCAGATCAAAGTTGGGGTTGGGATTTAGGAAGAAATAAACTATATCATGATTCTAAAAACTGTGCTGGAATAACCTATCCAGCCATTCTTAAAAATGATGAAGCCTTTTTAGTCCCGGATAAATTTTTAGTTGCTTTGGACATGGACGAAGGTACATTAAGCTTTATTGTTGATCAGCAATACCTCGGAGTTGCATTTAAAGGGCTCAAAGGAAAAAAACTTTATCCCGTCGTTTCTGCTGTTTGGGGCCACTGTGAAATAACAATGACATACATTGGTGGATTGGATC ctgaACCACTACCATTAATGGATTTATGTAGAAGAACCATTCGCCAAAAAGTAGGACGTGTACATTTAGAGGAGCGTATTCAAGAGCTACAACTCCCTCTATCTATGAAGAAATACCTACTGTACAAAAATCGAAGATAA
- the LOC129247913 gene encoding protein gustavus isoform X2 — MELGKKRYKGGRMPGVRTTDRRRLQNISSTSSLAPRVVLSRLEPREFEHLKLSYKVALIDQRKSRSCRGMNMGQKISGGAKSVSRNDSQANFKPIIPRELAADFIKPTRLDILLDMPPASKEVQLKHSWNSEDRSLNIFVKEDDKLTFHRHPVAQSTDCIRGKTGLTKGLHIWEIYWPTRQRGTHAVVGVATAEAPLHSVGYQSLVGLSDQSWGWDLGRNKLYHDSKNCAGITYPAILKNDEAFLVPDKFLVALDMDEGTLSFIVDQQYLGVAFKGLKGKKLYPVVSAVWGHCEITMTYIGGLDPEPLPLMDLCRRTIRQKVGRVHLEERIQELQLPLSMKKYLLYKNRR, encoded by the exons ATGGAACTCGGAAAGAAAAG ATATAAAGGTGGTCGGATGCCTGGTGTAAGAACTACAGATAGACGTCgactgcaaaatatttcatCAACTTCATCATTAGCACCCCGCGTTGTGCTTTCACGGTTGGAACCAAGAGAATTTGAACACCTAAAGCTATCATATAAAGTAGCTCTTATTGACCAAAGAAAATCCAGAAGCTGCCGTGGTATGAACATGGGCCAAAAAATAAGTGGAGGTGCAAAATCAGTTAGCCGAAATGACTCACAGGCGAACTTTAAACCAATAATACCACGTGAACTCGCAGCTGACTTCATAAAGCCCACGCGATTAGATATTTTGTTGGATATGCCTCCTGCAAGTAAAGAGGTGCAATTGAAACATTCGTGGAATTCTGAAGATAGATCACTAAATATATTCGTAAAAGAAGATGATAAACTGACATTTCATAGGCATCCTGTTGCCCAGAGTACGGATTGCATACGAGGAAAAACAGGCCTTACAAAAGGCCTACATATATGGGAAATTTATTGGCCAACAAGGCAAAGAGGTACCCACGCAGTAGTGGGAGTAGCTACAGCTGAAGCGCCTTTACATTCAGTCGGCTACCAAAGCTTAGTGGGTTTGTCAGATCAAAGTTGGGGTTGGGATTTAGGAAGAAATAAACTATATCATGATTCTAAAAACTGTGCTGGAATAACCTATCCAGCCATTCTTAAAAATGATGAAGCCTTTTTAGTCCCGGATAAATTTTTAGTTGCTTTGGACATGGACGAAGGTACATTAAGCTTTATTGTTGATCAGCAATACCTCGGAGTTGCATTTAAAGGGCTCAAAGGAAAAAAACTTTATCCCGTCGTTTCTGCTGTTTGGGGCCACTGTGAAATAACAATGACATACATTGGTGGATTGGATC ctgaACCACTACCATTAATGGATTTATGTAGAAGAACCATTCGCCAAAAAGTAGGACGTGTACATTTAGAGGAGCGTATTCAAGAGCTACAACTCCCTCTATCTATGAAGAAATACCTACTGTACAAAAATCGAAGATAA
- the LOC129247913 gene encoding protein gustavus isoform X1, producing MELGKKRFAFFALGYFERCFKVAVAVLFTIQVLFKRENIRYKGGRMPGVRTTDRRRLQNISSTSSLAPRVVLSRLEPREFEHLKLSYKVALIDQRKSRSCRGMNMGQKISGGAKSVSRNDSQANFKPIIPRELAADFIKPTRLDILLDMPPASKEVQLKHSWNSEDRSLNIFVKEDDKLTFHRHPVAQSTDCIRGKTGLTKGLHIWEIYWPTRQRGTHAVVGVATAEAPLHSVGYQSLVGLSDQSWGWDLGRNKLYHDSKNCAGITYPAILKNDEAFLVPDKFLVALDMDEGTLSFIVDQQYLGVAFKGLKGKKLYPVVSAVWGHCEITMTYIGGLDPEPLPLMDLCRRTIRQKVGRVHLEERIQELQLPLSMKKYLLYKNRR from the exons ATGGAACTCGGAAAGAAAAG ATTTGCCTTTTTTGCTCTTGGATATTTTGAACGCTGTTTTAAGGTAGCTGTAGCTGTACTTTTTACTATTCAAGTGCTTTTCAAAAGAGAAAATATACG ATATAAAGGTGGTCGGATGCCTGGTGTAAGAACTACAGATAGACGTCgactgcaaaatatttcatCAACTTCATCATTAGCACCCCGCGTTGTGCTTTCACGGTTGGAACCAAGAGAATTTGAACACCTAAAGCTATCATATAAAGTAGCTCTTATTGACCAAAGAAAATCCAGAAGCTGCCGTGGTATGAACATGGGCCAAAAAATAAGTGGAGGTGCAAAATCAGTTAGCCGAAATGACTCACAGGCGAACTTTAAACCAATAATACCACGTGAACTCGCAGCTGACTTCATAAAGCCCACGCGATTAGATATTTTGTTGGATATGCCTCCTGCAAGTAAAGAGGTGCAATTGAAACATTCGTGGAATTCTGAAGATAGATCACTAAATATATTCGTAAAAGAAGATGATAAACTGACATTTCATAGGCATCCTGTTGCCCAGAGTACGGATTGCATACGAGGAAAAACAGGCCTTACAAAAGGCCTACATATATGGGAAATTTATTGGCCAACAAGGCAAAGAGGTACCCACGCAGTAGTGGGAGTAGCTACAGCTGAAGCGCCTTTACATTCAGTCGGCTACCAAAGCTTAGTGGGTTTGTCAGATCAAAGTTGGGGTTGGGATTTAGGAAGAAATAAACTATATCATGATTCTAAAAACTGTGCTGGAATAACCTATCCAGCCATTCTTAAAAATGATGAAGCCTTTTTAGTCCCGGATAAATTTTTAGTTGCTTTGGACATGGACGAAGGTACATTAAGCTTTATTGTTGATCAGCAATACCTCGGAGTTGCATTTAAAGGGCTCAAAGGAAAAAAACTTTATCCCGTCGTTTCTGCTGTTTGGGGCCACTGTGAAATAACAATGACATACATTGGTGGATTGGATC ctgaACCACTACCATTAATGGATTTATGTAGAAGAACCATTCGCCAAAAAGTAGGACGTGTACATTTAGAGGAGCGTATTCAAGAGCTACAACTCCCTCTATCTATGAAGAAATACCTACTGTACAAAAATCGAAGATAA